The Dysidea avara chromosome 13, odDysAvar1.4, whole genome shotgun sequence genome includes a region encoding these proteins:
- the LOC136242486 gene encoding deleted in malignant brain tumors 1 protein-like, translated as MIDIRLVNNGVVSSSTGIGRVEVLHDGEWGTVCDDNWDFLDARVVCQQLGFSSVLNITRFADLTFGARLNNSVPVWLDNIHCTGDETNLGLCPHPGFGVEDCSHFEDSGVYCTNDVINTNISMRLAGSNNSNEGRVEVFFNGEWGTVCDDFWGLTDADVVCAQLGFGRALEAPLFARFGQGTGRIWMDDVQCLGIEDNLWDCSFDGWGQHNCIHFEDASVICDYPDRPPDGQPLAVRIVGGARDYEGRVEVYNENYNGWGTVCSQNWDENDANVVCRQLGYNGALYIQSYGPGTGPVYLNNVGCAGNEPTLFDCINDGWNVASGVCLDHSLDAGVVCNSSDIPCNDGDIRLAVGSDEFSGRVEVCYLGQWGTVCDDVFGDLDAQVACRQLGLSTSRASAQQFAFGSGTGFIWLDDVQCRGTENRLVDCVHNGFGEHNCFHFEDAGVSCPPDGTLYPPGTLRLADGDDDFSGRVEVYWDGQWGTVCDDFWDLADARVVCRQLGFRDARQATRFATHGAGTGVIWLDNVMCTGNETRLQDCQSNGFGVHNCLHFEDAGVVCTNTSAPVTLSVRVQGGNQPYNGRVEVMYNGEWGTICNMGWDLNDARAFCRQLGYVDVISTGTVSDFLYASGSGRIWQTNVDCTGNERRFGECFFTQNWGDTAGCGHNMDVAVQCNPTRRELFPIEIVDGDTPNEGRLLVLINGTFGSVCDDFFGLEEAQVACRQLNYTGAERAAYFGEFGSGEASEPIYFDNVICTGNENYLYQCSYTTNHNCIHFEDVGVVCRTTVDAPCSDGELRLVNGDLSEGRVEICFNNQWGTVCDDFWDIRDARVACRQLGFADAVRPTSFASFGAGTGPIHLDNLMCLGNETRLQDCPHNGVGSHNCFHFEDAGVVCTNDVIGPFPVRLVGGVDETEGRVEIFYDGEWGTVCDDIWGLPDAHVVCREIGCPNGATQAVLQAGFGQGTGTIWLDNVQCTGTELYLSDCPHNGWNAHNCVHGEDAGVRCNMTDCDIGGRNRSDIRLAGSTERGSGRVEIRVGDQWGTICDVFWGLADAEVACRDLGYSGALQATGGGFFGQGVGPIHRTQVLCQGFEPNLFVCPSQLDTSSCDHSMDAGVICITTPTCEEGTIRLRNGTDIAVLAGRIEICINNQWSGICNEGWSDFDAAVACRQLGQSTITPRGIRQAADLFGQGDAPVLISNVACLGHEGAIVDCPFNFQHNCLASQVVGVQCTNVTAPPLLPTRLVGGNVDGEGRVEVYYNDQWGTVCDDDWDLVDASVVCRQLGYTGAIGATINSFYGRAEQTVPIQFDEVQCTGAEGSLGQCMFIAGDNDCDHSEDAGVICIGAGVSSVRIIGDTPGSGRVEVNISGSWSTVCDDGWSLTEADVVCRQLGYTGATNFTTGMTTNNMFGIADQEQSIVTGNVRCTGHENALFGCPGFNPNTPTLCASDHTEDAGVICFSIYPVRLSNGTANSGRVEVLFNGRWGTVCDDNFDKLDGQVVCSQLNQGAISRIANPMEFPVGTNDQPIWLDEVQCMGDERWLSACPHPGYGDNDCFHSEDVAIVCTGEQAELPIQGIRLLGGSSVGSGRVEIRVNNVWAQICADLWNLNDALVVCRYLGFNTTQQVPLGNVFGVSTTGYWVTQMRCGGQENDLNQCHYTEYVNQPAQTCSTGYPANVQCLDLTSCGTLSEPTGGYVSYDASSGTKTTATLTCFYGYLPSDNHNKRECRAESTSWTGDPFTCIPQICGAAPSVRGASSTIVVTESPDGAFTVNTTVTFTCPDNTTQSARCEYAPVGGAQWVGSLQECNIIVGPTGGQTGGDNNDDSNRNILIGVLVPVILILLVVVIILTIGVIIVVKRRPKSDDRVHFQSPDDAVTFDGFENPMSKEPSNFSNPLYLNPDEMENFEESMAAPDDGTV; from the exons ATGATTGATATTCGATTGGTCAATAATGGAGTGGTTAGTTCATCAACAGGAATAGGAAGAGTTGAAGTACTTCATGATGGTGAATGGGGAACTGTCTGTGATGACAACTGGGACTTCTTGGATGCACGTGTAGTTTGTCAACAGTTAGGATTTAGTAGTGTCTTAAACATCACCAGATTTGCTGACCTCACATTTGGTGCTAGACTAAACAATTCAGTTCCAGTGTGGTTGGATAACATCCACTGTACTGGAGATGAAACAAATCTTGGCTTGTGCCCACACCCTGGCTTTGGTGTTGAAGACTGTTCTCACTTTGAGGATTCAGGAGTTTACTGTACAA ATGATGTGATCAACACAAACATCTCCATGAGATTAGCAGGTAGCAACAACAGTAATGAAGGAAGAGTAGAGGTGTTCTTCAATGGAGAATGGGGTACAGTGTGTGATGATTTCTGGGGACTCACTGATGCAGACGTTGTTTgtgcacaacttggatttggTCGTGCTCTAGAGGCTCCACTGTTTGCTCGCTTTGGTCAAGGAACTGGTCGCATCTGGATGGATGATGTACAATGTTTGGGTATTGAGGACAACCTGTGGGATTGTAGCTTTGATGGATGGGGTCAACACAATTGTATACATTTTGAGGATGCCTCAGTAATATGTGACTATCCTGACCGACCTCCTGATGGCCAGCCACTGGCAGTCAGAATTGTTGGTGGTGCAAGAGATTATGAAGGAAGAGTGGAAGTTTACAATGAGAACTACAATGGATGGGGTACAGTCTGTAGTCAAAACTGGGATGAAAATGATGCAAATGTTGTTTGTCGTCAACTTGGTTATAATGGAGCACTCTACATACAATCTTATGGTCCAGGAACTGGTCCTGTTTACTTGAATAATGTGGGATGTGCTGGCAATGAACCTACATTGTTTGACTGTATCAATGATGGATGGAATGTTGCAAGTGGTGTTTGTCTTGATCATAGTCTTGATGCTGGTGTTGTCTGCAATA GTAGTGACATACCTTGCAATGATGGTGATATCAGGCTTGCTGTTGGTTCAGATGAATTTAGTGGACGTGTGGAAGTATGCTACCTTGGCCAATGGGGAACAGTTTGTGATGATGTATTTGGAGACCTTGATGCTCAAGTTGCTTGTAGACAATTGGGCTTAAGTACTAGTCGAGCCTCAGCTCAACAGTTTGCCTTTGGTTCAGGAACAGGTTTTATCTGGCTGGATGATGTACAGTGCAGAGGTACAGAGAACAGGCTTGTGGACTGTGTACACAATGGATTTGGAGAACACAATTGTTTCCACTTTGAAGATGCTGGTGTTAGCTGTCCTCCTG ATGGCACCTTATATCCACCTGGAACACTTCGTCTTgctgatggtgatgatgatttCTCTGGACGTGTTGAAGTGTACTGGGATGGTCAATGGGGTACAGTTTGTGATGATTTCTGGGACTTGGCTGATGCTCGAGTAGTGTGTCGACAACTGGGCTTTCGAGATGCTCGCCAAGCTACTAGGTTTGCAACCCATGGTGCTGGCACAGGTGTAATTTGGCTTGACAATGTGATGTGCACTGGAAATGAAACAAGACTACAAGACTGTCAGTCTAATGGCTTTGGAGTGCACAACTGCTTACACTTTGAAGATGCTGGTGTCGTCTGCACTA ATACCTCAGCACCTGTCACATTATCAGTTAGAGTGCAAGGAGGTAATCAACCTTACAATGGTCGTGTTGAGGTGATGTACAATGGAGAATGGGGAACCATTTGTAATATGGGATGGGACCTCAATGATGCTCGAGCTTTCTGTAGACAACTGGGATATGTTGATGTCATTTCTACTGGCACAGTCTCTGATTTTCTGTATGCTAGTGGGAGTGGACGCATCTGGCAAACTAATGTTGACTGTACTGGAAATGAAAGAAGATTTGGAGAATGCTTCTTTACACAAAATTGGGGAGACACTGCTGGATGTGGTCATAACATGGATGTTGCTGTGCAGTGCAATC CAACAAGAAGAGAACTGTTCCCGATTGAAATAGTTGATGGTGATACACCAAATGAAGGTCGTTTACTGGTGTTGATTAATGGAACATTTGGCTCTGTATGTGATGACTTCTTTGGTCTTGAAGAAGCACAAGTTGCTTGTCGTCAACTCAACTATACTGGTGCAGAAAGAGCAGCatactttggtgaatttggtagTGGTGAAGCTTCTGAGCCAATCTACTTTGATAATGTGATCTGTACTGGAAATGAGAACTACCTGTATCAGTGTAGTTATACCACCAACCACAACTGTATACATTTTGAAGATGTCGGAGTTGTTTGCAGAA CTACTGTTGATGCACCCTGTTCTGATGGAGAACTACGTCTTGTTAATGGTGACCTTTCTGAAGGACGTGTTGAGATTTGCTTCAACAATCAATGGGGCACAGTCTGTGATGATTTCTGGGACATTCGTGATGCTAGAGTGGCATGTCGTCAACTAGGGTTTGCTGATGCAGTACGTCCAACTAGTTTTGCTTCATTTGGTGCTGGTACTGGTCCCATTCATCTTGATAATTTAATGTGTCTGGGTAATGAAACCAGACTACAAGACTGCCCACATAATGGTGTAGGTAGCCACAACTGCTTCCACTTTGAAGATGCTGGAGTTGTATGTACCA ATGATGTCATTGGACCATTTCCAGTACGACTTGTTGGTGGCGTGGATGAGACTGAGGGTCGTGTTGAAATATTTTATGATGGAGAATGGGGCACTGTCTGTGATGATATCTGGGGACTTCCAGATGCTCATGTAGTGTGTCGGGAAATTGGTTGTCCCAATGGTGCCACTCAAGCAGTGTTACAAGCTGGATTTGGTCAAGGAACTGGTACAATTTGGTTGGACAATGTTCAGTGTACTGGAACTGAACTCTACTTGAGTGACTGTCCACACAATGGCTGGAATGCTCACAACTGTGTACATGGTGAAGATGCTGGTGTTCGCTGCAACATGACAG ACTGTGACATTGGTGGAAGGAACAGATCAGATATAAGACTTGCTGGTAGTACTGAACGTGGCAGTGGTCGTGTAGAGATCCGTGTTGGTGACCAATGGGGTACCATCTGTGATGTGTTCTGGGGACTTGCTGATGCTGAAGTTGCTTGTCGTGACTTGGGTTACAGTGGAGCTCTACAAGCTACTGGTGGAGGAT TCTTTGGTCAAGGAGTTGGTCCCATCCATCGTACTCAAGTGCTTTGCCAAGGATTTGAGCCCAACTTGTTTGTGTGCCCATCACAACTTGACACAAGCTCATGTGATCACTCTATGGATGCTGGTGTCATCTGCATCA CAACACCAACCTGTGAGGAGGGAACAATCAGACTCAGGAATGGAACTGACATAGCTGTATTAGCTGGACGTATTGAGATCTGTATTAACAACCAGTGGAGTGGCATATGCAATGAAGGATGGAGTGACTTTGATGCTGCAGTTGCATGCAGACAACTGGGCCAATCGACTATTACTCCACGAGGAATTCGTCAAGCAGCTGACCTGTTTGGCCAAGGAGATGCACCAGTTCTTATCAGCAATGTTGCTTGTCTAGGCCATGAAGGAGCCATTGTTGATTGTCCTTTCAACTTCCAACACAATTGTCTTGCCAGTCAAGTTGTAGGAGTACAGTGTACAA ATGTTACAGCACCTCCATTACTACCAACAAGACTTGTTGGTGGAAACGTTGATGGTGAAGGTCGTGTTGAGGTTTACTATAATGATCAGTGGGGAACTGTGTGTGATGATGACTGGGATTTGGTTGATGCTAGTGTAGTATGTCGTCAGCTTGGCTATACAGGAGCTATTGGAGCTACTATAAATTCATTCTATGGAAGAG CTGAACAAACTGTACCAATACAATTTGATGAAGTCCAATGTACTGGAGCTGAAGGAAGTCTGGGTCAATGTATGTTTATTGCTGGTGACAATGACTGTGATCATAGTGAGGATGCTGGAGTGATATGTATTG GTGCTGGAGTTTCTAGTGTCAGAATAATTGGAGACACTCCTGGATCTGGTCGTGTTGAAGTTAACATCAGTGGTTCCTGGAGTACTGTCTGTGATGATGGCTGGTCACTCACTGAAGCTGATGTTGTGTGCAGACAACTAGGTTACACTGGAGCAACCAACTTCACCACTGGAATGACAACAAATAACATGTTTGGTATTGCTGATCAAGAACAATCAATTGTTACTGGCAATGTTCGCTGTACTGGACACGAAAATGCACTGTTCGGTTGTCCTGGCTTTAATCCTAATACTCCAACTCTATGTGCATCTGACCACACTGAAGATGCTGGAGTTATTTGCTTTT CAATTTATCCTGTTCGATTAAGCAATGGCACTGCTAATTCTGGTCGTGTGGAAGTACTCTTTAATGGAAGATGGGGAACAGTTTGTGATGACAACTTTGACAAGCTTGATGGACAAGTTGTATGTAGCCAACTCAACCAGGGTGCAATCTCACGAATTGCCAACCCCATGGAATTCCCAGTTGGTACTAATGATCAACCAATTTGGTTGGATGAAGTACAGTGTATGGGAGATGAGAGATGGCTGAGTGCATGTCCTCATCCTGGCTATGGAGATAATGATTGTTTCCACAGTGAAGATGTTGCTATAGTGTGTACTG GAGAGCAAGCAGAACTACCAATTCAAGGAATACGGTTACTTGGAGGGAGCAGTGTTGGATCAGGAAGAGTTGAAATTAGAGTCAACAATGTCTGGGCTCAGATCTGTGCAGACTTGTGGAACCTCAATGATGCATTAGTTGTGTGTAGATACCTTGGATTTAACACTACTCAACAAGTTCCATTAGGCAATGTATTTGGAGTGAGTACTACTGGTTATTGGGTCACACAGATGAGATGTGGTGGACAAGAGAATGACCTCAACCAGTGTCACTACACTGAATATGTCAACCAACCAGCACAAACATGTTCCACTGGCTATCCAGCCAATGTTCAGTGCTTAG ATCTGACCAGTTGTGGTACATTGTCAGAGCCAACAGGAGGATATGTTAGTTATGATGCTTCATCTGGAACAAAGACAACTGCTACACTAACTTGTTTCTATGGATATCTGCCATCTGATAATCACAATAAGAGAGAATGTCGAGCAGAGTCAACCAGCTGGACTGGTGATCCATTTACTTGCATTC CTCAAATCTGTGGTGCTGCACCATCAGTGAGAGGAGCTAGCTCAACTATAGTGGTGACTGAATCACCAGATGGGGCCTTCACTGTCAACACCACTGTCACCTTCACCTGTCCTGATAACACCACACAGTCTGCAAGGTGTGAATATGCACCTGTTGGTGGAGCCCAGTGGGTTGGTAGCTTACAAGAGTGCAACATAATTGTTG GTCCAACAGGTGGTCAGACTGGTGGTGATAACAATGATGATAGCAATAGGAATATTCTGATTGGTGTTCTTGTTCCTGTGATCCTCATCCTGTTGGTAGTAGTAATCATCTTGACCATCGGAGTAATCATTGTGGTGAAGAG ACGTCCCAAATCAGACGATAGAGTACACTTCCAGTCACCAGATGATGCTGTTACATTTGATGGTTTTGAGAATCCCATGAGCAAAGAACCATCTA ACTTTTCCAATCCACTGTACCTTAATCCAGATGAGATGGAGAACTTTGAGGAAAGCATGGCTGCTCCAGATGATGGCACTGTTTGA